From the Deinococcus sonorensis KR-87 genome, the window CTCGACGCTCTCGACTTCGAGACCCTCGTTCCGCAGGGCCGTGAGAATGCGCTGGAGTTCGGTCATGGGCGGAGTATAGAGCGTTTGGCCGGACGGTTCGGAAGGCAATCCACCGTCCTGAACATTGAGCATCCCTAAACGCGCCCGAATGTGGCCAGCCCCGATGGCGGCCCACAATTCAGGCATGGTGACTGCCATCGTTCTGATTCAGGCTGACCGCACCCAGATTCCGGAAACCGCCTCCGCCCTGGCGCGCGTGAAGCACGTCAGTGAGGTCTACAGCGTGACCGGCGACTGGGACATCGTGGCGGTGCTGCGGATGCCCGGCTATGAACATCTGGATGACGTGGTCACGGCCCACCTGCGGCGAATGCCCGGCATCCTCAAGACGCAGACGATGCTGGCCTTCCGGGCCTATTCGCCGGAACTGCTGGATCAGGGGTTCGGCGTTGGGGTGAGCGAAAAGGACCGCTGAGCGGCCACCCCGTT encodes:
- a CDS encoding Lrp/AsnC family transcriptional regulator, with translation MVTAIVLIQADRTQIPETASALARVKHVSEVYSVTGDWDIVAVLRMPGYEHLDDVVTAHLRRMPGILKTQTMLAFRAYSPELLDQGFGVGVSEKDR